In Spodoptera frugiperda isolate SF20-4 chromosome 4, AGI-APGP_CSIRO_Sfru_2.0, whole genome shotgun sequence, a single window of DNA contains:
- the LOC126910640 gene encoding uncharacterized protein LOC126910640: MPRCVVPNCGENGVHRIPKDEKMCKLWLKAIRRENLIVTNSTRLCGKHFLESDYPKVSIYTGVEHQHKYLKKGTVPSIFPWATKPHSDKGKARQKQLKARKNKLTKLLDGISTAATTQSYADTVPYDEDDGVYLIVAQREVESESSRNKQSCGTQTCSNRLMTTQLLLSDNKTVQFYTGLESPAKFSLVLSTLLPMANNLKYRWGKEIVLSVEDQFLMLLMKLRRNKTHFELSLLFGVSKKDVSNIIVTWINFVSDIWSLLDVWPCQKIVSFYMQTSFKNNYPSSQVSELNASDMQKIESQRAHIERLIGLSKIYLILKNELNRFYVPLASKICSICLMLCNFKEGIVN; encoded by the exons ATGCCGCGCTGTGTTGTGCCGAATTGTGGGGAAAATGGAGTACATCGTATTCCCAAAGATGAGAAAATGTGCAAGCTTTGGTTAAAAGCTATACGCAGAGAAAATTTAATTGTTACTAATAGTACAAGGTTATGTGGGAAACATTTCTTGGAAAGTGATTATCCAAAAGTCAGTATATATACAG GAGTGGAACATCAACACAAGTACTTAAAAAAAGGTACCGTACCATCAATATTTCCATGGGCCACAAAACCACATTCCGACAAGGGAAAGGCAAGACAAAAGCAGTTGAAGGCACGGAAAAATAAGTTAACAAAACTTTTAGATGGGATATCAACTGCTGCAACAACACAATCCTATGCGGACACAGTACCATACGATGAAGATGACGGTGTGTACCTGATTGTAGCCCAGCGTGAGGTTGAATCAGAGTCTTCAAGAAATAAACAGAGTTGTGGAACACAAACTTGTTCAAATAGACTAATGACAACTCAGCTATTACTTTCTGATAATAAAACAGTGCAGTTTTATACAGGTCTGGAATCACCAGCAAAATTTTCATTAGTTCTAAGTACACTATTACCGATGgcaaataatttaaagtatCGGTGGGGCAAGGAGATAGTATTATCAGTAGAAGACCAGTTTCTCATGTTATTGATGAAACTTAgaagaaataaaacacattttgaaTTAAGTCTATTATTCGGTGTAAGTAAGAAAGATGTCTCCAACATTATCGTGACATGGATTAATTTTGTTAGTGATATCTGGAGTTTACTGGATGTATGGCCCTGCCAAAAAATAGTGTCTTTTTATATGCAAacaagttttaaaaacaattatccCTCATCACAAGTGAGCGAGTTAAATGCTAGTGATATGCAAAAAATAGAAAGTCAAAGGGCACATATTGAGAGGCTTATAGgtttaagtaaaatttatttgatattaaaaaatgaactgaaccgattttatgTACCCTTAGCATCGAAAATTTGTTCTATATGTTTGATGTTGTGTAATTTTAAAGAAGggattgtaaattaa
- the LOC118272629 gene encoding phosducin-like protein, translating to MATLEDKILGNKLQNYCSSSEDEGESDDDRSGDEEGGEITKSQVATNAEPPPINNWTGQASNTGPKGVLEDWRRFKQLEAENRAELAKERIALAKKLTLTVKPDREAAQEKQKEEIEDELSELMDEEFLLQYQKQRMEELMSQLQKVPKFGVLTTLNSQDEFLNAIDKEDPKVTVIIHIYNSTTRACETMDGCLNILATDYPTTKFCRIAADITGLSRHFRVDGVPALLAYKGGQIIGNFVQLATELGNDFFAVDVERFLIEYGMLPEK from the coding sequence ATGGCTACTTTGGAGGATAAAATTTTGGGTAACAAGTTACAAAACTATTGTAGTAGCAGTGAAGACGAAGGAGAGTCTGATGACGACAGAAGTGGCGATGAAGAAGGAGGAGAGATTACAAAGTCTCAGGTGGCAACAAATGCTGAACCACCACCCATCAACAACTGGACTGGCCAAGCCAGTAACACAGGACCGAAGGGGGTGCTCGAAGACTGGAGGAGATTCAAGCAGTTGGAAGCTGAAAATCGTGCGGAACTCGCCAAAGAACGAATTGCTTTAGCGAAGAAACTTACTCTCACCGTCAAACCTGATCGCGAAGCTGCTCAAGAAAAACAGAAAGAAGAAATTGAAGATGAGTTGTCAGAATTAATGGACGAGGAATTTCTGCTGCAATATCAGAAGCAAAGAATGGAGGAGCTGATGAGCCAGTTGCAAAAGGTACCTAAGTTTGGTGTACTTACAACTTTGAACAGCCAAGATGAGTTCCTCAATGCGATTGATAAAGAGGACCCTAAAGTTACAGTGAtcattcacatttacaatagTACTACTCGAGCTTGTGAAACTATGGATGGCTGCCTGAATATATTAGCAACTGATTACCCAACAACTAAGTTTTGTCGCATAGCAGCAGACATTACTGGACTGAGCCGTCACTTCCGTGTGGATGGAGTGCCAGCATTGTTAGCATACAAAGGAGGCCAGATTATCGGCAACTTTGTACAACTGGCTACTGAACTTGGTAATGACTTCTTTGCTGTGGATGTGGAGCGCTTCCTCATTGAGTATGGAATGCTACcagaaaagtaa
- the LOC126910642 gene encoding respirasome Complex Assembly Factor 1 — protein sequence MASKSKQVADGSNKVKLQDSAWKRALVANAEWPDKEEFLDVIYWMRQAMGIILGLFWGLLPMKGFVGLLLFVLVNAAVIYFYVNNFQNIDEEEYGGLWEITKEGFMTSFAGFLVTWIIIYTGLHIADTL from the exons ATGGCGAGCAAAAGCAAGCAGGTTGCAGACGGAAGCAATAAGGTTAAACTACAGGATTCAGCATGGAAGCGAGCGTTAGTTGCGAACGCTGAATGGCCGGACAAG GAAGAGTTCCTAGACGTTATCTACTGGATGCGTCAAGCTATGGGCATTATTTTGGGTCTGTTTTGGGGCCTACTGCCAATGAAAGGCTTCGTTGGTTTATTACT GTTTGTCCTAGTAAATGCAGCAGTAATTTACTTTTACGTtaacaatttccaaaatattgatgAAGAAGAATACGGTGGTTTATGGGAAATAACTAAGGAAGGTTTCATGACTTCATTCGCTGGATTTTTG GTAACTTGGATTATAATTTACACAGGGCTACACATTGCAGACACTTTATGA
- the LOC118272617 gene encoding SUMO-activating enzyme subunit 2 — translation MVARVAGVFDEKLTEAIANSKILVVGAGGIGCEILKNLVLTGFPNIEIIDLDTIDVSNLNRQFLFHKEHVGKSKAQVAKDSALSFNPNVNIVAHHDSVISNDYGVSYFKQFQIVMNALDNRVARNHVNRMCLAANVPLIETGTAGYAGQVELIKKGLTQCYECQPKAPQKTFPGCTIRNTPSEPIHCIVWAKHLFNQLFGEEDPDQDVSPDTADPEAAGEAGASALSSEGNTAGNVERKSTRAWAAETNYEPEKLFSKLFGDDIRYLLSMENLWKKRRPPTPLVWDNLPGKDNPPAQHSGLPDQRVWSVHECAQVFAASCDALQKDLKSRAEGDHLVWDKDEKSAMDFVTACANIRAHIFNIPLKSRFEIKSMAGNIIPAIATANAIVAGLAVLRAQAVLRGDIQTCTSVYLRPKVNHRGQLFVPEKTLTPPNPKCYVCAPKPEVGLACNLKQLTLKDLTSAFKEGLNMQAPDATVEGKGLVVLSSEPGETDHNNDKTLEEIGLNDGCALLVDDFLQNYEVRVRLQQEDEEKSWRLVTDTDAPMPAPKEEEKPANGSNGSDPKPGPSTSRTREDSDSDMEIIEEDDDEPTVKPPKRRRTEMSDEIVNLC, via the exons ATGGTAGCGCGGGTGGCTGGTGTTTTTGATGAGAAGTTGACGGAGGCTATCGCTAATTCTAAGATATTGGTGGTAGGCGCCGGCGGTATAGGTTGTGAGATATTGAAGAATCTCGTGCTTACCGGCTTCCCAAACATTGAGATT ATCGACCTTGATACCATCGACGTAAGCAATTTGAATCGTCAGTTTCTTTTCCACAAAGAGCATGTTGGAAAATCGAAGGCGCAGGTGGCGAAGGACAGTGCGCTCAGTTTCAACCCGAACGTGAACATTGTGGCACATCACGACAGTGTTATCAG CAATGACTATGGAGTGAGCTACTTTAAGCAGTTCCAGATTGTGATGAATGCTCTGGACAACCGTGTGGCACGTAACCATGTCAACAGAATGTGTCTCGCTGCTAATGTCCCTCTTATTGAAACCGGAACTGCCGGCTATGCTGGACAG GTGGAACTCATAAAGAAAGGCCTGACTCAATGCTATGAATGTCAGCCTAAAGCCCCACAAAAGACATTCCCAGGTTGCACAATCAGAAACACACCATCAGAGCCCATCCACTGCATAGTATGGGCGAAGCACCTCTTCAACCAACTCTTTGGTGAGGAGGATCCTGATCAGGATGTTAGTCCTGACACCGCAGACCCTGAAGCAGCTGGAGAAGCCGGTGCATCAGCATTATCATCAGAAGGAAATACCGCAGGGAACGTAGAAAGGAAGAGTACTCGCGCATGGGCTGCGGAAACCAATTATGAGCCTGAAAAGCTATTCTCTAAACTGTTTGGTGATGATATCCGTTACTTGCTATCTATGGAGAATCTCTGGAAGAAGCGCAGGCCTCCCACTCCCCTTGTGTGGGACAATCTGCCTGGTAAAGACAACCCACCAGCTCAACACTCAGGATTGCCTGATCAAAGGGTTTGGTCAGTGCATGAATGTGCACAG GTGTTTGCAGCAAGCTGCGACGCCCTACAGAAGGACCTGAAGAGTCGTGCAGAGGGCGACCACTTGGTGTGGGACAAGGATGAGAAGAGTGCCATGGACTTTGTCACAGCATGCGCTAACATTCGCGCACATATCTTCAATATACCACTCAAGTCGAGGTTTGAGATCAAAT CAATGGCGGGCAACATTATTCCCGCGATAGCTACAGCTAATGCGATAGTGGCGGGACTAGCAGTGCTGCGAGCGCAGGCCGTGCTGAGGGGAGACATACAGACCTGCACCAGTGTGTACCTGCGGCCCAAGGTCAACCACCGCGGACAACTCTTTGTACCGGAGAAAA cATTGACTCCACCAAACCCAAAATGTTACGTGTGCGCACCTAAGCCAGAAGTAGGCCTGGCTTGCAACTTGAAGCAGCTCACATTGAAGGATCTCACATCAGCTTTCAAAGAGGGTCTCAACATGCAGGCTCCTGACGCAACAGTCGAGGGCAAAGGTTTAGTCGTACTGTCCTCAGAGCCAGGTGAAACTGACCACAACAACGACAAGACGCTAGAAGAGATCGGCTTAAATGACGGCTGTGCGTTGCTAGTCGATGACTTCTTACAAAACTACGAAGTAAGGGTCAGGCTACAGCAGGAAGACGAGGAGAAGTCCTGGCGACTCGTCACCGACACTGACGCCCCAATGCCAGCTCCTAAAGAAGAAGAGAAACCAGCCAACGGCTCCAACGGCAGTGACCCGAAACCTGGCCCCTCCACCTCCAGGACCCGGGAAGACAGCGACAGCGACATGGAGATCATTGAGGAAGACGACGACGAGCCCACAGTGAAACCCCCAAAGCGCAGGCGCACGGAGATGAGCGATGAAATCGTAAACCTTTGTTAA
- the LOC118272616 gene encoding calmodulin-2 yields MAPKAKKPAKKDIKKKSALKLAGPPPKPKKIPPPPACFTNEDIQKYKEIFRLFDEEQIDKVPLNMIPQMLRKIGLNPKTAELNQMYATFLEDDLVDTVEFHEFLQMIEAKVNFGDDFEIDITRAIAALGHDDEETGFVDFEVFKGELMEWGEPLLEIEFMDWTKLAIRDKSYTQQDGRFCYGKFVENMNNRDMRFFKEPINYFKLDQKTLAELAIKKAQAMKEEQERRELEKKARDEARRQKMIADGLLLPDEPLPVAEKATTSADAGGTTAAADEVEKEPE; encoded by the exons ATGGCTCCAAAAGCTAAGAAACCAGCAAAGAAAGATATTAAAAAGAAGTCTGCCTTGAAACTGGCGGGTCCACCTCCAAAGCCGAAGAAAATACCACCTCCACCAGCTTGTTTTACTAACGAAGATATACagaaatacaaagaaatatttaggttatttgacgaggaacagaTTGATAAG GTACCTTTAAATATGATACCGCAAATGCTAAGGAAGATAGGATTAAATCCGAAGACAGCAGAACTAAATCAGATGTACGCGACGTTTCTAGAAGACGATCTTGTTGATACGGTAGAATTTCATGAATTTCTGCAAATGATAGAAGCTAAAGTTAACTTCGGAGATGACTTCGAGATAGATATAACACGTGCTATAGCTGCACTAGGACATGACGACGAAGAAACAGGCTTCGTTGACTTCGAAGTATTCAAGGGGGAACTTATGGAATGGGGCGAACCGCTTTTGGAGATAGAATTTATGGATTGGACCAAATTAGCCATAAGAGATAAGTCGTATACCCAACAAGATGGCAGGTTTTGCTACGGGAAGTTTGTGGAGAACATGAATAACAGAGACATGCGATTCTTTAAGGAACCGATAAACTATTTCAAGCTTGATCAGAAGACTTTAGCTGAATTGGCCATCAAGAAGGCGCAGGCAATGAAAGAAGAGCAGGAAAGGAGAGAACTTGAGAAGAAGGCTCGAGATGAGGCTAGGAGACAGAAAATGATTGCTGATGGCTTATTGCTCCCTGATGAACCGTTGCCCGTTGCTGAAAAAGCGACCACTAGTGCTGACGCAGGAGGCACGACTGCTGCCGCCGACGAAGTAGAAAAGGAACCAGAGTAA
- the LOC126910637 gene encoding uncharacterized protein LOC126910637, with the protein MSQVLQKLRNVDPNDSDAVKEAITSFIQNLLKHVDNNSNVWLRALEDVLTRYPRYCSQHRPIIEKFIVHFLESSNYYNVIIAAKCAHALQQIRPSQDKLASPKNCWREQMSILCNSAHALIEAIFSNTINVYKNNRSVKKKDAELLGNSALTVALSNILNTKKTHGSSSEEKKTVLCNKLRNVFVFIQAMLVEVYPVAKPVQPQVILEVIVQALSVSSSVNTDMEEAGTVKTQALRTLDALILCLGPNLIPFSGLVFRFVMQTLKWSTENPSEQSRKVRITAYNSLSKWLGILHAHRLSSEGRARSWEDDLTKHIIQDITPPKKIVQLTMSNQYTKNLSKKAKRKLANTMLQQSTISSHMPGEKNKADVSEESSDEVANAALDCAETFLTVSGIFLKPTTHKIFQERLVRECYNLESYSPERSMCLLRALEAARKNTPTNVPPPTQYCLQLYSVLVNSQCDQIRKLSSQALLDIRLHLHCSPPSINFAIDAPTESKAPKNKKEISKKNREALEALLGKDRMPPTESADDSTAPATKKPRLDDDRISISSESAASVVISDGTDDEVEEINEEPNNDPAVEEELQIFTEQEDTQDRDDGQSQETLDSPCMTVDDSPEPNNDELDVPNQTNSIYNAKTQVPMNTSHDTIDGDKSPNSLEVVYDAPNSSSKVAMIENMDDDNLPSTNETDDVQITCGQAVVGSQQSTTSNNAVNNIEIELEISTTSNEVVKPAVTEELEQYDNEAANKNIEVTITSKEVTIEDMLADFVDEVKDEPSVVV; encoded by the exons ATGA GTCAAGTATTACAGAAACTACGGAATGTCGATCCAAACGACAGTGATGCGGTGAAAGAAGCAATAACTTCTTTCATCCAGAATTTGCTGAAACATGTAGACAACAACAGCAACGTATGGCTACGTGCTTTGGAAGATGTGTTAACCCG CTACCCGAGATATTGTTCTCAACACCGACCTATTATAGAGAAGTTCATAGTTCATTTCTTGGAATCTAGTAACTATTACAATGTCATCATCGCAGCCAAATGTGCTCACGCCCTACAGCAG ATTCGCCCCTCCCAGGACAAGCTGGCTAGTCCTAAGAACTGCTGGAGGGAACAGATGTCTATACTATGTAACAGCGCTCATGCACTGATAGAAGCCATATTTTCGAATActataaatgtttacaaaaacaacCGCAGTGTTAAG aaaaaggaTGCAGAACTCTTGGGTAACAGTGCACTGACAGTAGCACTATCAAACATCTTGAATACAAAGAAAACACACGGGTCTAGCAGTGAAGAGAAGAAGACGGTGCTCTGTAACAAGCTAAGGAATGTATTCGTGTTTATACAAGCTATGCTGGT GGAAGTATATCCAGTGGCGAAGCCGGTACAACCACAAGTGATACTAGAAGTGATAGTGCAAGCACTCAGTGTCTCTAGTAGTGTCAATACCGATATGGAGGAAGCTGGCACTGTCAAGACACAGGCACTTAGGACTTTAGATGCTCTCATTCTGTG CTTGGGACCAAACCTCATTCCATTCTCGGGTCTGGTGTTCAGATTTGTAATGCAGACACTTAAGTGGAGTACAGAGAATCCCAGCGAACAGTCACG AAAAGTCCGCATCACAGCGTACAACAGCCTTAGCAAATGGTTGGGTATTCTCCACGCGCACCGCCTCTCCAGCGAGGGTAGAGCCCGGTCCTGGGAGGATGATCTCACCAAACACATCATTCAAGATATCACACCGCCTAAGAAGATCGTACAACTCACT atgAGCAATCAATATACTAAAAACTTGAGTAAGAAAGCTAAAAGGAAGCTCGCGAACACAATGTTACAACAAAGTACAATATCTAGTCATATGCCCGGCGAGAAGAATAAGGCAGATGT ttctgAGGAGTCCAGTGACGAGGTTGCTAACGCGGCTTTGGATTGTGCTGAAACATTCCTCACTGTCAgcggaatatttttgaaaccaaccaCACACAAG ATATTCCAAGAACGCCTAGTACGTGAATGTTACAACTTGGAGTCGTACAGCCCGGAGCGCTCCATGTGTTTACTCCGAGCGTTGGAGGCGGCGCGCAAGAACACGCCGACCAACGTCCCGCCGCCCACTCAGTACTGTCTGCAGCTGTACAGTGTGCTCGTTAACAGTCAATGTGATCAG ATCAGGAAGCTCAGTTCACAAGCATTGTTGGACATACGGCTACACCTGCACTGCTCGCCACCCTCAATCAACTTCGCAATAGACGCGCCAACAGAATCGAAGGCACCCAAAAATAAGAAGGAAATATCCAAGAAGAACAGAGAAGCTCTTGAGGCGTTATTAGGAAAGGATAG AATGCCGCCTACAGAGTCTGCAGACGACTCGACAGCACCAGCGACCAAGAAGCCACGCTTAGATGATGACAGGATTAGTATCAGTAGCGAATCGGCCGCTTCGGTCGTAATCTCAGACGGTACAGACGATGAAGTCGAAGAAATTAATGAAGAACCAAACAATGATCCGGCTGTTGAAGAAGAATTACAAATTTTCACAGAACAAGAGGATACTCAAGACCGAGATGATGGACAGAGTCAAGAAACATTAGATTCTCCTTGTATGACAGTCGATGACTCCCCGGAACCAAATAACGATGAACTTGATGTGCCAAACCAAACAAATTCCATTTACAATGCCAAAACACAAGTGCCAATGAACACTTCACATGATACAATAGATGGGGATAAAAGCCCAAACTCTTTAGAGGTAGTTTATGATGCTCCAAACTCGAGCAGTAAAGTAGCCATGATAGAAAACATGGATGATGATAATCTGCCCAGTACTAATGAAACGGATGACGTGCAAATAACTTGTGGACAAGCCGTTGTAGGCTCGCAGCAATCAACGACGTCAAACAACGCGGTGAACAATATTGAAATCGAACTAGAAATATCTACAACAAGCAATGAAGTGGTGAAACCTGCAGTGACTGAGGAACTTGAGCAATATGATAATGAAGCAGCTAATAAGAATATTGAAGTTACAATAACTAGTAAAGAAGTAACGATAGAAGACATGTTAGCTGATTTCGTTGACGAAGTCAAGGATGAGCCAAGCGTAGTAGTTTAA
- the LOC126910641 gene encoding tRNA N6-adenosine threonylcarbamoyltransferase, giving the protein MVIAIGFEGSANKIGIGIVKDGEVLSNCRRTYITPAGEGFLPRETAEHHRQKIHEVLKEALEQSGITPDKIDVVCYTKGPGMGAPLMVCAIVARTCAKLWNKPILGVNHCIGHIEMGRLITKANNPTVLYVSGGNTQVIAYSRNRYRIFGETIDIAMGNCLDRFARVLKLSNAPSPGYNIEQAAKKGKKFYQLPYCVKGMDVSFSGILSYMEDKIDDLLKTHTPEDLCYSLQETTFAMLVEITERAMAHCGSDEVLIVGGVGCNERLQEMMGVMCAERGAKLFATDERFCIDNGVMIAHAGALAFQSGAKMDFKESTITQRFRTDDVYVTWRDD; this is encoded by the exons atggttaTAGCTATAGGATTTGAAGGCAGTGCAAATAAAATAGGCATTGGTATCGTCAAAGATGGAGAAGTGTTGTCTAATTGCAGAAGAACTTACATCACACCGGCTGGAGAAG GTTTTCTACCCAGAGAAACAGCAGAGCATCATAGACAAAAGATCCATGAAGTATTGAAGGAGGCATTAGAACAGTCTGGCATAACGCCTGACAAGATAGATGTAGTCTGTTACACTAAGGGTCCTGGCATGGGCGCTCCACTGATGGTGTGCGCTATTGTAGCCAGGACCTGTGCTAAATTATGGAATAAACCAATTCTTGGAGTCAATCATTGCATTGGAC ACATTGAAATGGGTAGACTGATAACAAAAGCGAACAACCCCACAGTTCTGTATGTGAGTGGTGGCAACACACAGGTGATAGCTTACTCCAGGAACAGGTATCGGATATTTGGAGAAACCATCGACATTGCTATGGGGAACTGTTTAGACAG GTTTGCAAGAGTGTTGAAATTATCTAACGCGCCAAGTCCAGGATACAACATAGAGCAAGCTGCCAAAAAGGGAAAGAAATTCTATCAGCTTCCTTATTGTGTAAAAG GTATGGATGTCAGCTTCTCAGGCATACTGTCATACATGGAGGACAAAATAGATGATCTCCTGAAAACACACACGCCTGAAGACTTGTGCTACTCTCTGCAAGAAACTACATTTGCAATGTTGGTCGAAATCACTGAGAGAGCCATGGCGCATTGCGGTTCTGATGAG GTACTGATAGTCGGTGGTGTTGGCTGCAACGAACGCCTACAAGAAATGATGGGAGTAATGTGTGCGGAACGAGGAGCCAAATTATTCGCCACAGACGAAAGATTCTGTATCGACAACGGTGTAATGATCGCCCACGCAGGCGCTCTGGCTTTCCAATCAGGAGCCAAAATGGATTTCAAAGAATCAACTATTACACAGAGATTTAGAACCGATGATGTCTATGTTACGTGGAGAgatgattaa